One window from the genome of Hippocampus zosterae strain Florida chromosome 7, ASM2543408v3, whole genome shotgun sequence encodes:
- the fam234a gene encoding protein FAM234A: METTDCLTEGDPLKSVEDGVATAPPATDLKRGCKDVLGLSKLTHWRTAVFFLSLFLCLTVVFAFSFIIPCPVRPQYLASWNRTFTGAETYDFLAFQDASNDKVMDVLLVVKASEISPNNTCADAGLPSPCVFMLAVDGTDGETLWERPLDPDFHWAQCGLDTNTGEKWDCLLYHSDRLSALDKSNGEVKWQQPHPPGLHSSLPVLSVPDLDGDKVSDVALVASDGMQTQLVFLSGKTGAQIGSTVALNTTETSGHLLQKTGDGAQYLLLQKDTGLYGLALWRIAAKAKEGLEASFKKPKQMEKKTAAASGLVPVYECDSLRRVARTDKGQSSNLMLVTGNEVLLIDGKTLQPLWIFNSTSVFREPGFGHFNKDGILDIALEEEMDNSTKRVVILDGKSGEVLWKVDLVSSANLPRPTSIHTTNSISIFVFWGLLPSQSNSTVEHRSYMLYPLYSNVLLESENIADHIVTFKATLMERGRHAAFILLTGPDSKNTEGTVVLTKWKLKHDVPQSKVLPIGDSEATETDDDIKQAFNRLRFSDN; this comes from the exons ATGGAGACGACGGACTGTCTCACCGAAGGGGATCCCCTGAAGAGCGTAGAGGACGGAGTGGCGACGGCGCCTCCAGCCACCGATTTGAAAAGAGGCTGCAAGGATGTGCTGGGGCTTTCCAAACTGACCCACTGGCGCACGGCCGTCTTCTTCCTCTCCTTGTTCCTCTGCCTCACCGTGGTCTTTGCCTTCTCCTTCATTATTCCGTGTCCTGTCAGACCGCAGTATCTCGCTTCCTGGAACAGGACATTCACTGGCGCGG AAACCTATGACTTCTTAGCATTTCAAGATGCGAGCAACGACAAAGTGATGGATGTCCTGCTTGTGGTCAAGGCCTCTGAAATCAGCCCGAACAATACATGTGCCGATGCAG GTCTGCCGTCGCCGTGCGTGTTTATGCTGGCGGTGGATGGGACCGACGGGGAAACCCTGTGGGAGCGTCCACTGGATCCGGACTTCCACTGGGCTCAGTGTGGCCTGGACACAAACACGGGAGAGAAGTGGGACTGTCTGCTGTATCATTCCGACCGACTGTCAGCGCTGGACAAATCGAACG GCGAGGTCAAGTGGCAGCAGCCGCATCCTCCTGGTCTGCACAGCAGCCTGCCCGTGCTCAGCGTCCCCGATCTGGACGGGGACAAGGTCAGCGACGTGGCCTTGGTGGCATCTGATGGCATGCAG ACTCAGCTGGTGTTCCTCTCGGGGAAGACGGGCGCTCAGATTGGGTCCACGGTGGCTCTGAACACCACAGAAACATCCGGTCATCTTCTCCAAAAGACCGGGGATGGCGCTCAGTACCTGCTGCTGCAAAAGG ACACCGGCTTGTACGGACTGGCTCTGTGGAGGATTGCAGCCAAAGCCAAAGAAGGGCTGGAGGCGAGCTTCAAGAAGCCgaaacaaatggagaaaaaaaccgCGGCCGCATCCGGATTGGTCCCCGTCTACGA GTGTGACTCTCTGAGGCGCGTGGCGAGAACAGACAAGGGACAGTCGTCCAACTTGATGCTGGTTACGGGCAACGAGGTGCTCTTAATAGACGGAAAGACATTACAGCCTCTGTGGATTTTCAATAGCACCTCAGTCTTCAG GGAGCCTGGCTTTGGTCATTTCAACAAAGATGGTATACTTGATATTGCGCTTGAGGAGGAGATGGACAACTCCACCAAGAGG GTGGTGATCCTGGACGGGAAGTCCGGTGAGGTGCTGTGGAAAGTGGACCTTGTGTCCAGCGCCAACTTGCCTCGACCCACCTCCATACACACCACCAACTCCATTTCCATCTTTGTGTTCTGGGGGCTGCTGCCCTCGCAGTCCAACTCCACC GTCGAACATCGTTCTTATATGCTGTATCCGCTCTACTCCAACGTGCTGCTCGAGTCTGAAAACATCGCGGACCACATCGTTACATTTAAAG CGACATTGATGGAGAGAGGACGTCACGCCGCCTTCATCCTGCTAACGGGTCCCGACTCCAAGAACACGGAAGGCACGGTCGTCCTCACTAAGTGGAAGCTGAAGCACGACGTGCCGCAGAGCAAGGTGCTCCCCATCGGCGATAGCGAGGCCACGGAAACTGACGACGATATCAAACAGGCCTTTAACCGACTGCGCTTCAGCGATAATTGA
- the LOC127604746 gene encoding epidermal growth factor receptor kinase substrate 8-like protein 1 isoform X1, which produces MTNIRRYFVKHLITFSLQRGDVKSVEEAQSRLLQLAQANNLWSQHMLLDVGSDAVYLRDIQTKEELEKYTFTSIFRCESINSEERFPSLLLLVCQSPNEKKPDILFFDCENIQAEQVCNNITQAVSWSGRSKTIPAPIRLSHNGADMMDPYGIPSPPIAHAPNAPPTNPPPYPGRRANGGPDISLLRAEREVEILNHCFDDIESFMSKLQQTAEAAIVLNQRKKKKKSKKQSAEEDLLTMRARPPPEEEFVDIFQKFKYCFSLLARLKSIIANPSSEELVHHVFKPLDMMVKTTGGPALAASVSSPALTSAAVSLLQENLNVEERQLWTSLGPNWTHSRSELRGPIAPYTPVFLDGWKPDAFRADGRVWEDPVESQHKHEALRLKQEQQQQQQQQQNIHIGDEIDTGAPPEFEKVYSCSYDFIARNNTELSVQQGETLEVLESSKRWWKCRNRFNQVGFVPFNILEPLTHVESPVASKPPAIPQAPPPPPLAKSFTPAAPSLATLRPNSSGQRAPHSVPAYNQHASAAEDDKVMLVNDELLQRLTNGKAINSKPLFIPRSTETSLPLDYHSNPEEVASWLAGKGFSEPTVACLGVLTGAQLFSLSKDELREVIPDEGARVYSQMAVQRALLEDARRATELEAVMEKQKMKVDLKLESSTL; this is translated from the exons ATGACAAACATCAGACGGTATTTTGTCAAG CACTTGATCACCTTCTCCCTCCAGAGAGGAGACGTGAAGAGCGTGGAGGAGGCCCAGTCTCGTCTCCTCCAGCTGGCTCAGGCCAACAATCTGTGGAGTCAACACATGCTGCTGGATGTCGGATCGGATGCCGTTTATCTCAGAGATATACAGACTAAG GAAGAGCTGGAGAAGTACACCTTCACCTCCATCTTCCGCTGCGAATCCATCAACTCGGAGGAGCGCTTTccatctctcctcctcctcgtgtGCCAAAGCCCCAATGAGAAAAAGCCGGATATTCTCTTCTTCGACTGTGAGAACATACAG GCAGAACAAGTCTGCAACAACATCACGCAGGCCGTTTCCTGGTCCGGCCGGAGCAAGACCATCCCCGCTCCAATCAG GCtttcccacaacggcgcagacATGATGGACCCCTATGGCATTCCGAGCCCCCCCATCGCGCACGCTCCCAATGCCCCTCCAACCAACCCCCCGCCTTACCCGGGACGGAGAG CTAACGGAGGCCCTGACATCTCCTTGCTTCGAGCTGAGAGAGAAGTG GAAATCCTCAATCACTGCTTCGATGACATCGAGAGCTTCATGTCCAAACTGCAGCAGACTGCCGAGGCCGCCATCGTGCTCAaccagaggaagaagaagaagaaaagcaaaaagcagAGTGCGGAAG AAGATCTACTCACCATGAGGGCAAGGCCGCCACCCGAGGAGGAGTTTGTCGACATCTTCCAGAAATTCAAGTATTGCTTCAGTCTGTTG GCCCGTTTGAAATCAATCATCGCCAATCCTTCCTCCGAGGAGCTCGTTCATCACGTATTTAAACCTCTGGATATG ATGGTGAAGACGACAGGGGGCCCGGCGCTGGCGGCCTCCGTGTCCAGCCCCGCCCTGACCAGCGCTGCCGTGTCCCTCCTGCAAGAGAACCTGAACGTGGAGGAGAGGCAACTGTGGACATCCCTGGGTCCCAATTGGACACATTCTCG CTCTGAGCTCAGAGGGCCCATCGCTCCGTATACGCCCGTTTTCCTCGACGGCTGGAAGCCCGACGCGTTCCGGGCGGACGGGCGGGTTTGGGAGGATCCGGTCGAGTCGCAGCACAAGCACGAGGCCCTCCGGCTCAAACAAGAG cagcagcaacagcagcagcagcagcagaacatCCACATCGGTGATGAAAT AGACACAGGAGCACCCCCAGAGTTTGAAAAAGTCTACAGTTGCAGTTATGACTTCATTGCCAGGAACAACACGGAGCTTTCTGTGCAACAAGGGGAGACGCTGGAG GTGCTGGAGTCATCCAAGCGCTGGTGGAAGTGTCGCAACCGCTTCAACCAGGTGGGCTTTGTTCCCTTCAACATCCTGGAGCCCCTCACTCACGTGGAGAGTCCCGTCGCCAGCAAGCCCCCCGCG ATCCCCCAAgctccgcccccgcccccactcgcCAAGAGTTTCACCCCAGCCGCACCCAGCCTGGCCACTCTGCGCCCAAACTCGAGCGGGCAGCGCGCGCCGCACAGCGTGCCCGCCTACAACCAGCATGCGTCGGCAGCGGAGGACGACAAAG TCATGCTGGTGAACGACGAGTTGCTCCAGAGGCTGACCAACGGAAAGGCCATCAACAGCAAGCCTCTGTTCATCCCTCGCTCGACGGAAACCTCCCTCCCCCTCGACTACCACTCCAACCCTGAAGAGGTGGCGTCGTGGCTGGCCGGCAAAGGCTTTAGTGAACC GACGGTGGCGTGTTTGGGGGTCCTGACGGGGGCTCAGCTCTTCTCCCTCAGCAAGGACGAGCTACGCGAAGTTATCCCCGACGAAGGCGCTCGGGTGTACAGCCAAATGGCGGTGCAGCGCGCGCTGCTGGAG GATGCTCGCAGGGCCACGGAGCTGGAGGCCGTCATGGAGAAACAGAAAATGAAGGTGGATCTGAAATTGGAGAGCAGCACGCTGTGA
- the luc7l gene encoding putative RNA-binding protein Luc7-like 1 isoform X1: protein MSAQAQMRALLDQLMGTARDGDETRQRVKYSDERVCKSHLLDCCPHDILSGTRMDLGECTKIHDLALRADYEIASKERELFFELDAVDHLESFIADCDRRTELAKKRLAETQEEISAEVAAKAEKVHELNEEIGKLLAKAEQLGAEGNVEESQKVLQEVEKVRSRKKDAEEEYRNSMPASSFQQQKLRVCEVCSAYLGLHDNDRRLADHFGGKLHLGFIQIREKLDQLKKTVVDKQEKRNQDRLKRREEREKEEKMKKRTRSRSREHKRSRSRDRRRRRSRSSSRDKRRSRSRSRDRKRRQRSRSRSRGHRHSHELSSRHKSSRDRDRSSRDASQGRERRDGVNGRSDSRRADDREDP from the exons ATGTCAGCCCAAGCTCAAATGCGAGCTTTGCTCGACCAGCTGATGGGAACGGCGAGGGATG GGGACGAGACGCGGCAGAGGGTCAAGTACTCGGACGAGCGAGTCTGCAAAAGTCACCTTCTCGACTGCTGCCCGCACGACATCCTGTCAGGAACC CGCATGGACCTGGGAGAGTGCACCAAGATCCACGACCTGGCCCTCCGAGCAGACTATGAAATTGCTTCCAAGGAGCGAGAGCTGTTTTTTGAGCTGGAC GCCGTCGATCACTTGGAGTCATTCATCGCCGACTGCGACcgcaggacagaactggccaaGAAGCGCCTGGCCGAGACTCAAGAAGAGATCAGCGCCGAAGTGGCGGCCAAG GCGGAGAAGGTCCACGAGCTGAACGAGGAAATCGGGAAGCTCCTGGCCAAGGCCGAGCAACTCGGAGCGGAGGGCAACGTGGAGGAATCCCAGAAGGTGCTGCAGGAAGTGGAGAAAGTCCGCAGTAGGAAGAAGGATGCAGAG GAGGAATACAGAAACTCCATGCCGGCTTCCAGTTTCCAGCAGCAGAAGCTGCGCGTTTGCGAGGTGTGCTCTGCCTATCTGGGTCTCCACGACAACGACCGCCGTTTGGCCGACCACTTTGGCGGCAAGCTCCACCTGGGCTTCATCCAGATCCGAGAGAAGCTGGACCAACTCAAG aAAACCGTCGTGGACAAGCAGGAGAAACGCAACCAGGATCGTCTCAAGAGACgggaagaaagagagaaagaagaaaagatgaaaaaacG GACGAGATCCCGCAGCAGAGAGCATAAAAG GTCTCGTTCTCGTGACCGAAGGAGGCGCCGCTCGCGCTCCTCGTCCCGAGACAAGCGCCGCTCGCGCTCTCGCTCCAGGGACAGGAAGAGGCGACAGAGGTCCCGCTCCCGAAGCCGAGGCCACCGTCACAGCCACGAGCTGAGCTCCAGACACAA GTCATCCAGAGACCGCGATCGCTCGTCCAGAGACGCGTCACAGGGACGCGAGCGGCGGGACGGCGTCAACGGCAGGTCGGATTCTCGGAGGGCAGATGACAGAGAAGACCCGTGA
- the LOC127604746 gene encoding epidermal growth factor receptor kinase substrate 8-like protein 1 isoform X3, which produces MTNIRRYFVKHLITFSLQRGDVKSVEEAQSRLLQLAQANNLWSQHMLLDVGSDAVYLRDIQTKEELEKYTFTSIFRCESINSEERFPSLLLLVCQSPNEKKPDILFFDCENIQAEQVCNNITQAVSWSGRSKTIPAPIRLSHNGADMMDPYGIPSPPIAHAPNAPPTNPPPYPGRRANGGPDISLLRAEREVEILNHCFDDIESFMSKLQQTAEAAIVLNQRKKKKKSKKQSAEEDLLTMRARPPPEEEFVDIFQKFKYCFSLLARLKSIIANPSSEELVHHVFKPLDMMVKTTGGPALAASVSSPALTSAAVSLLQENLNVEERQLWTSLGPNWTHSRSELRGPIAPYTPVFLDGWKPDAFRADGRVWEDPVESQHKHEALRLKQEQQQQQQQNIHIGDEIDTGAPPEFEKVYSCSYDFIARNNTELSVQQGETLEVLESSKRWWKCRNRFNQVGFVPFNILEPLTHVESPVASKPPAIPQAPPPPPLAKSFTPAAPSLATLRPNSSGQRAPHSVPAYNQHASAAEDDKVMLVNDELLQRLTNGKAINSKPLFIPRSTETSLPLDYHSNPEEVASWLAGKGFSEPTVACLGVLTGAQLFSLSKDELREVIPDEGARVYSQMAVQRALLEDARRATELEAVMEKQKMKVDLKLESSTL; this is translated from the exons ATGACAAACATCAGACGGTATTTTGTCAAG CACTTGATCACCTTCTCCCTCCAGAGAGGAGACGTGAAGAGCGTGGAGGAGGCCCAGTCTCGTCTCCTCCAGCTGGCTCAGGCCAACAATCTGTGGAGTCAACACATGCTGCTGGATGTCGGATCGGATGCCGTTTATCTCAGAGATATACAGACTAAG GAAGAGCTGGAGAAGTACACCTTCACCTCCATCTTCCGCTGCGAATCCATCAACTCGGAGGAGCGCTTTccatctctcctcctcctcgtgtGCCAAAGCCCCAATGAGAAAAAGCCGGATATTCTCTTCTTCGACTGTGAGAACATACAG GCAGAACAAGTCTGCAACAACATCACGCAGGCCGTTTCCTGGTCCGGCCGGAGCAAGACCATCCCCGCTCCAATCAG GCtttcccacaacggcgcagacATGATGGACCCCTATGGCATTCCGAGCCCCCCCATCGCGCACGCTCCCAATGCCCCTCCAACCAACCCCCCGCCTTACCCGGGACGGAGAG CTAACGGAGGCCCTGACATCTCCTTGCTTCGAGCTGAGAGAGAAGTG GAAATCCTCAATCACTGCTTCGATGACATCGAGAGCTTCATGTCCAAACTGCAGCAGACTGCCGAGGCCGCCATCGTGCTCAaccagaggaagaagaagaagaaaagcaaaaagcagAGTGCGGAAG AAGATCTACTCACCATGAGGGCAAGGCCGCCACCCGAGGAGGAGTTTGTCGACATCTTCCAGAAATTCAAGTATTGCTTCAGTCTGTTG GCCCGTTTGAAATCAATCATCGCCAATCCTTCCTCCGAGGAGCTCGTTCATCACGTATTTAAACCTCTGGATATG ATGGTGAAGACGACAGGGGGCCCGGCGCTGGCGGCCTCCGTGTCCAGCCCCGCCCTGACCAGCGCTGCCGTGTCCCTCCTGCAAGAGAACCTGAACGTGGAGGAGAGGCAACTGTGGACATCCCTGGGTCCCAATTGGACACATTCTCG CTCTGAGCTCAGAGGGCCCATCGCTCCGTATACGCCCGTTTTCCTCGACGGCTGGAAGCCCGACGCGTTCCGGGCGGACGGGCGGGTTTGGGAGGATCCGGTCGAGTCGCAGCACAAGCACGAGGCCCTCCGGCTCAAACAAGAG caacagcagcagcagcagcagaacatCCACATCGGTGATGAAAT AGACACAGGAGCACCCCCAGAGTTTGAAAAAGTCTACAGTTGCAGTTATGACTTCATTGCCAGGAACAACACGGAGCTTTCTGTGCAACAAGGGGAGACGCTGGAG GTGCTGGAGTCATCCAAGCGCTGGTGGAAGTGTCGCAACCGCTTCAACCAGGTGGGCTTTGTTCCCTTCAACATCCTGGAGCCCCTCACTCACGTGGAGAGTCCCGTCGCCAGCAAGCCCCCCGCG ATCCCCCAAgctccgcccccgcccccactcgcCAAGAGTTTCACCCCAGCCGCACCCAGCCTGGCCACTCTGCGCCCAAACTCGAGCGGGCAGCGCGCGCCGCACAGCGTGCCCGCCTACAACCAGCATGCGTCGGCAGCGGAGGACGACAAAG TCATGCTGGTGAACGACGAGTTGCTCCAGAGGCTGACCAACGGAAAGGCCATCAACAGCAAGCCTCTGTTCATCCCTCGCTCGACGGAAACCTCCCTCCCCCTCGACTACCACTCCAACCCTGAAGAGGTGGCGTCGTGGCTGGCCGGCAAAGGCTTTAGTGAACC GACGGTGGCGTGTTTGGGGGTCCTGACGGGGGCTCAGCTCTTCTCCCTCAGCAAGGACGAGCTACGCGAAGTTATCCCCGACGAAGGCGCTCGGGTGTACAGCCAAATGGCGGTGCAGCGCGCGCTGCTGGAG GATGCTCGCAGGGCCACGGAGCTGGAGGCCGTCATGGAGAAACAGAAAATGAAGGTGGATCTGAAATTGGAGAGCAGCACGCTGTGA
- the luc7l gene encoding putative RNA-binding protein Luc7-like 1 isoform X2 — protein sequence MDLGECTKIHDLALRADYEIASKERELFFELDAVDHLESFIADCDRRTELAKKRLAETQEEISAEVAAKAEKVHELNEEIGKLLAKAEQLGAEGNVEESQKVLQEVEKVRSRKKDAEEEYRNSMPASSFQQQKLRVCEVCSAYLGLHDNDRRLADHFGGKLHLGFIQIREKLDQLKKTVVDKQEKRNQDRLKRREEREKEEKMKKRTRSRSREHKRSRSRDRRRRRSRSSSRDKRRSRSRSRDRKRRQRSRSRSRGHRHSHELSSRHKSSRDRDRSSRDASQGRERRDGVNGRSDSRRADDREDP from the exons ATGGACCTGGGAGAGTGCACCAAGATCCACGACCTGGCCCTCCGAGCAGACTATGAAATTGCTTCCAAGGAGCGAGAGCTGTTTTTTGAGCTGGAC GCCGTCGATCACTTGGAGTCATTCATCGCCGACTGCGACcgcaggacagaactggccaaGAAGCGCCTGGCCGAGACTCAAGAAGAGATCAGCGCCGAAGTGGCGGCCAAG GCGGAGAAGGTCCACGAGCTGAACGAGGAAATCGGGAAGCTCCTGGCCAAGGCCGAGCAACTCGGAGCGGAGGGCAACGTGGAGGAATCCCAGAAGGTGCTGCAGGAAGTGGAGAAAGTCCGCAGTAGGAAGAAGGATGCAGAG GAGGAATACAGAAACTCCATGCCGGCTTCCAGTTTCCAGCAGCAGAAGCTGCGCGTTTGCGAGGTGTGCTCTGCCTATCTGGGTCTCCACGACAACGACCGCCGTTTGGCCGACCACTTTGGCGGCAAGCTCCACCTGGGCTTCATCCAGATCCGAGAGAAGCTGGACCAACTCAAG aAAACCGTCGTGGACAAGCAGGAGAAACGCAACCAGGATCGTCTCAAGAGACgggaagaaagagagaaagaagaaaagatgaaaaaacG GACGAGATCCCGCAGCAGAGAGCATAAAAG GTCTCGTTCTCGTGACCGAAGGAGGCGCCGCTCGCGCTCCTCGTCCCGAGACAAGCGCCGCTCGCGCTCTCGCTCCAGGGACAGGAAGAGGCGACAGAGGTCCCGCTCCCGAAGCCGAGGCCACCGTCACAGCCACGAGCTGAGCTCCAGACACAA GTCATCCAGAGACCGCGATCGCTCGTCCAGAGACGCGTCACAGGGACGCGAGCGGCGGGACGGCGTCAACGGCAGGTCGGATTCTCGGAGGGCAGATGACAGAGAAGACCCGTGA
- the LOC127604746 gene encoding epidermal growth factor receptor kinase substrate 8-like protein 1 isoform X2 has protein sequence MTNIRRYFVKHLITFSLQRGDVKSVEEAQSRLLQLAQANNLWSQHMLLDVGSDAVYLRDIQTKEELEKYTFTSIFRCESINSEERFPSLLLLVCQSPNEKKPDILFFDCENIQAEQVCNNITQAVSWSGRSKTIPAPIRLSHNGADMMDPYGIPSPPIAHAPNAPPTNPPPYPGRRANGGPDISLLRAEREVEILNHCFDDIESFMSKLQQTAEAAIVLNQRKKKKKSKKQSAEEDLLTMRARPPPEEEFVDIFQKFKYCFSLLARLKSIIANPSSEELVHHVFKPLDMMVKTTGGPALAASVSSPALTSAAVSLLQENLNVEERQLWTSLGPNWTHSRSELRGPIAPYTPVFLDGWKPDAFRADGRVWEDPVESQHKHEALRLKQEQQQQQQQQNIHIGDEIDTGAPPEFEKVYSCSYDFIARNNTELSVQQGETLEVLESSKRWWKCRNRFNQVGFVPFNILEPLTHVESPVASKPPAIPQAPPPPPLAKSFTPAAPSLATLRPNSSGQRAPHSVPAYNQHASAAEDDKVMLVNDELLQRLTNGKAINSKPLFIPRSTETSLPLDYHSNPEEVASWLAGKGFSEPTVACLGVLTGAQLFSLSKDELREVIPDEGARVYSQMAVQRALLEDARRATELEAVMEKQKMKVDLKLESSTL, from the exons ATGACAAACATCAGACGGTATTTTGTCAAG CACTTGATCACCTTCTCCCTCCAGAGAGGAGACGTGAAGAGCGTGGAGGAGGCCCAGTCTCGTCTCCTCCAGCTGGCTCAGGCCAACAATCTGTGGAGTCAACACATGCTGCTGGATGTCGGATCGGATGCCGTTTATCTCAGAGATATACAGACTAAG GAAGAGCTGGAGAAGTACACCTTCACCTCCATCTTCCGCTGCGAATCCATCAACTCGGAGGAGCGCTTTccatctctcctcctcctcgtgtGCCAAAGCCCCAATGAGAAAAAGCCGGATATTCTCTTCTTCGACTGTGAGAACATACAG GCAGAACAAGTCTGCAACAACATCACGCAGGCCGTTTCCTGGTCCGGCCGGAGCAAGACCATCCCCGCTCCAATCAG GCtttcccacaacggcgcagacATGATGGACCCCTATGGCATTCCGAGCCCCCCCATCGCGCACGCTCCCAATGCCCCTCCAACCAACCCCCCGCCTTACCCGGGACGGAGAG CTAACGGAGGCCCTGACATCTCCTTGCTTCGAGCTGAGAGAGAAGTG GAAATCCTCAATCACTGCTTCGATGACATCGAGAGCTTCATGTCCAAACTGCAGCAGACTGCCGAGGCCGCCATCGTGCTCAaccagaggaagaagaagaagaaaagcaaaaagcagAGTGCGGAAG AAGATCTACTCACCATGAGGGCAAGGCCGCCACCCGAGGAGGAGTTTGTCGACATCTTCCAGAAATTCAAGTATTGCTTCAGTCTGTTG GCCCGTTTGAAATCAATCATCGCCAATCCTTCCTCCGAGGAGCTCGTTCATCACGTATTTAAACCTCTGGATATG ATGGTGAAGACGACAGGGGGCCCGGCGCTGGCGGCCTCCGTGTCCAGCCCCGCCCTGACCAGCGCTGCCGTGTCCCTCCTGCAAGAGAACCTGAACGTGGAGGAGAGGCAACTGTGGACATCCCTGGGTCCCAATTGGACACATTCTCG CTCTGAGCTCAGAGGGCCCATCGCTCCGTATACGCCCGTTTTCCTCGACGGCTGGAAGCCCGACGCGTTCCGGGCGGACGGGCGGGTTTGGGAGGATCCGGTCGAGTCGCAGCACAAGCACGAGGCCCTCCGGCTCAAACAAGAG cagcaacagcagcagcagcagcagaacatCCACATCGGTGATGAAAT AGACACAGGAGCACCCCCAGAGTTTGAAAAAGTCTACAGTTGCAGTTATGACTTCATTGCCAGGAACAACACGGAGCTTTCTGTGCAACAAGGGGAGACGCTGGAG GTGCTGGAGTCATCCAAGCGCTGGTGGAAGTGTCGCAACCGCTTCAACCAGGTGGGCTTTGTTCCCTTCAACATCCTGGAGCCCCTCACTCACGTGGAGAGTCCCGTCGCCAGCAAGCCCCCCGCG ATCCCCCAAgctccgcccccgcccccactcgcCAAGAGTTTCACCCCAGCCGCACCCAGCCTGGCCACTCTGCGCCCAAACTCGAGCGGGCAGCGCGCGCCGCACAGCGTGCCCGCCTACAACCAGCATGCGTCGGCAGCGGAGGACGACAAAG TCATGCTGGTGAACGACGAGTTGCTCCAGAGGCTGACCAACGGAAAGGCCATCAACAGCAAGCCTCTGTTCATCCCTCGCTCGACGGAAACCTCCCTCCCCCTCGACTACCACTCCAACCCTGAAGAGGTGGCGTCGTGGCTGGCCGGCAAAGGCTTTAGTGAACC GACGGTGGCGTGTTTGGGGGTCCTGACGGGGGCTCAGCTCTTCTCCCTCAGCAAGGACGAGCTACGCGAAGTTATCCCCGACGAAGGCGCTCGGGTGTACAGCCAAATGGCGGTGCAGCGCGCGCTGCTGGAG GATGCTCGCAGGGCCACGGAGCTGGAGGCCGTCATGGAGAAACAGAAAATGAAGGTGGATCTGAAATTGGAGAGCAGCACGCTGTGA
- the LOC127604753 gene encoding cytochrome c oxidase subunit 6B1 produces MAEDIKAKLENYRTAPFDARFPNQNQTKNCWSNYLDYHRCQKALDAKGADNGPCEWYRRVYKSLCPMSWIQKWDEQRAEGTFPGKI; encoded by the exons ATGGCTGAGGACATAAAGGCCAAACTGGAGAACTATCGGACCGCTCCATTTGATGCCAGGTTCCCCAACCAGAACCAGACCAAGAACTGCTGGTCCAACTATCTCG ATTACCATCGCTGCCAGAAAGCTCTGGATGCAAAAGGCGCGGACAACGGCCCATGCGAGTGGTACCGGAGGGTCTACAAGTCGCTCTGCCCCATGTCTTGG ATCCAGAAGTGGGACGAGCAGAGAGCGGAGGGGACGTTCCCCGGAAAAATCTAA